The following are encoded in a window of Bos indicus isolate NIAB-ARS_2022 breed Sahiwal x Tharparkar chromosome 7, NIAB-ARS_B.indTharparkar_mat_pri_1.0, whole genome shotgun sequence genomic DNA:
- the OCEL1 gene encoding occludin/ELL domain-containing protein 1: MPTREPPRTHGSRGNLQTRPPGPGPPRLVSRGLKPSAPPTVYQPQPGAHRTKPKKIVFEDELPSRALLGTKKSTRAICERHVPRPHPVPDYELKYPPVSTAKDRSRYAAVFQDQYPEFLELQQEVGSAQAKLQQLEALLNSLPRPRSQKEAHVAARVWREFEKKQMDPSFLDKQARCHYLKGKLRHLKTQIQKFDDQGDSEGSVYF, translated from the exons ATGCCCACCCGAGAGCCCCCCCGGACCCATGGCTCCCGGGGGAACCTGCAGACCCGTCCGCCTGGCCCTGGCCCTCCG CGGCTGGTGTCTAGAGGCCTCAAACCCAGCGCTCCCCCAACTGTGTACCAGCCCCAGCCCGGAGCCCACAGGACAAAGCCCAAGAAGATTGTATTTGAGGATGAACTCCCCTCCCGGGCCCTCCTGGGCACCAAGAAGTCTACTAGAGCCATCTGCGAGAGACATGTGCCTAGGCCCCACCCCGTGCCTGACTATGAGCT TAAGTACCCACCAGTGAGCACTGCAAAGGATCGGAGCCGCTATGCTGCGGTGTTTCAGGACCAGTACCCAGAGTTCTTGGAGCTCCAGCAGGAGGTGGGCTCTGCACAGGCAAAGCTCCAGCAGCTGGAGGCCCTGCTGAACTCACTGCCCAGACCCCGAAGCCAG AAGGAGGCCCATGTTGCTGCCCGTGTCTGGAGGGAATTTGAGAAGAAGCAGATG GACCCCAGCTTCTTGGACAAGCAGGCTCGCTGCCATTACCTGAAGGGCAAACTAAGGCACCTCAAGACACAGATCCAGAAATTTGATGACCAAGGAGACAGCGAGGGCTCTGTGTACTTCTGA
- the USE1 gene encoding vesicle transport protein USE1, translating into MAPAEGAEYHWVVMAASRLELNLVRLLCRCEAMAAEKRDPDEWRLEKYVGALEDMLQALKAQASKPASEVLNEYSRKVDFLKGMLQAEKLTSSSEKALANQFLAPGRVPTTARERVPATKTVHLQSRARYTSEMRSELLGTDSSEEPELDVRKRTGASGPTPRDEKQSAAELDLVLQRHQNLQEKLAEEMLGLARSLKTNTLAAQSVIKKDNQTLSHSLKMADQNLEKLKTESERLEQHTQKSVNWLLWAMLIVVCFIFISMILFIRIMPKLK; encoded by the exons ATGGCGCCGGCGGAAGGGGCGGAGTACCACTGGGTGGTGATGGCAGCGTCGAGGCTGGAGCTGAACCTGGTGCGGCTGCTGTGCCGCTGCGAGGCGATGGCAGCGGAGAAACGGGACCCGGACGAGTGGCGTCTAGAAAAG TACGTGGGAGCTCTCGAGGACATGCTGCAGGCCCTGAAAGCACAGGCGAG CAAACCGGCTTCCGAGGTGCTCAATGAATATTCTCGGAAGGTAGATTTTCTGAAGGGAATGCTGCAGGCAGAGAAACTG ACCTCCTCCTCAGAGAAGGCACTAGCCAACCAGTTCCTGGCCCCTGGCCGAGTACCAACTACAGCAAGGGAACGGGTACCCGCTACGAAGACAGTGCACCTACAGTCACGGGCTCGGTACACCAGTGAAATGCGGAGTGAGCTGCTAGGCACG GACTCTAGTGAAG AGCCTGAACTGGATGTGAGGAAGAGAAC TGGGGCATCAGGGCCCACACCAAGGGATGAGAAGCAGTCAGCAGCCGAGCTAGACCTTGTCCTGCAGCGACACCAGAACCTCCAGGAGAAGCTGGCAGAGGAGATGCTCGGCCTGGCCCGGAGCCTCAAGACCAACACACTGGCTGCCCAGAGTGTCATCAAGAAGGACAACCAG ACCCTGTCACACTCACTCAAGATGGCTGACCAGAACCTGGAAAAGCTGAAGACGGAATCCGAGCGGCTGGAGCAGCACACACAGAAGTCGGTCAACTGGCTGCTCTGGGCCATGCTCATAGTCGTCTGCTTCATCTTCATCAGCATGATCCTCTTCATCCGCATCATGCCCAAACTCAAATAA